AGGGCCACACCAAAGATCATGTGGAAGCTCCACCCACCTGTGATGTAATGTAATATACTATGGGGGTCCGCAGGAGGCGGGGCCACGGGGCCATGGAGATCACAGAGCGTGACGTCACCAGGAGCTCTTTTTCTCTTTGATGTCACCTGCGCGAATATGCAGGCAGCATCGAGAGGATGGCATTCAGTTAGATGCTACAGTTGGACGTCCTCGACCCATCTGGAGACACGCCACTCACTTTTCTGCCATCTCAACTTTTTGGAAACACTGAAAACGCTTAGCGGTAAGTTGGATTCAACTTTGAATTAGTTTAGCCACCGACCGAATGAAAGAGTCCTGCTCAtctgttgtcgttttttttattttgcgtgTGATGAAAAAACGGGACTGAAACGTATCAAATGAACACTGTTAAGATTGTAAAGGAGGctaaaactttttaaatacattttgatttgtgGCCTTTCTGAGCTTTGTCTGTGTTTGGTCGATCGTAGTGGTTATGCTTCGTGCAAAGTCATCGAGACGTTTATATTTAAATGGCGACCTTTTTGACGGTGTTTGCAGGCAGcacatcttttttaaaaactgtcatTTCAGCTAGCGGCAATTTTAACCGACTGATATTTATGATTTCGTTTCGTCAagtcgaaaacaacatttggcaCATCGCGTTGCGCTAAACGCACAGCCGTTAACTGCAAAAAGTCCAATTTTTGAACCTAAACAGTGAACGCATCCAGCTATTTatcgtgcttttattttttgggtttaCTATTTAGCGTCTGCAATCACTTTTTTGAACGTGcccaataattaaaaatgaattcaggAATTGAAAGAGAAAAGCGTGTTTCGGGGTACCATAAACCGAAAACCACCTCCCCCGGTTATGCTATGCTGGTGGTACGTTCCGAATGCGAACGAGAACAAGTATATTTTtgctaataaaaataacaacatagaCGTTTTGGATCATGCAGGGCAACACATTTTCTATACAAGTGTGGCCTTCATCACCCAAAAGGCCGGTgtcaaaatgttaatatttgtagcactatttttaaaatggttattataaaaaatgacagatgaaTAACATGATAATAGAAACAGCATTTACACCATTAATCAGAGAAATTCGCTTACTTTATGGCCCCAATAACATGacaaagttgctttaaaaaatggaaaatatgtgtTTAATTTATTGCCTGTCAATGACAGCggtaaacgtccaattcattttttttactgggtggACTGCACTCACCTTTCAGTGCCACTGGTGTATCAAAGTACATATCAGTGGTTGCTTATTCATGGTTTCTTCTACTTTTGTTCTGCAGAAACCAGAACCATGTTcgcaggaaaaaaaaccaagcTCCAAATGGacatgattgctgtcatttgggAAGTTCTCCAGGTCCAAGAGAAGGAAATCAAGTCTGCCCGCCAAAAAATGTACTTCATGCCGATTGCAAATTTATTGATGCAGTTTGACAGCGAATAGCATACACACCATTTTGACATGATATACATGTTTGAAATTATTGACATTTCCTTTCAGGTTCATCTTCACAGAGCTAATTGAAACTGAAAAGGCCTACGTGCGAGATCTACGGGAATGCATTGACGTGAGTTCATTTtctattgaaaatctttgtttttttaaagacaaacacGAACCAAGTTGGTCTTTTTTTGGCATCATGCAGACTTACATGAAGGAGATGTTGACGCAGGAGGAGAAGATCCCTGCTGGAATCACCAATATGGAGCACGTTGTCTTTGGGAACCTTTTGGAGCTCTATGAATTCCATCACAAGTAAGCATTACTCGTTACTTTTCTTTCCAAATGATTGACTTCTTCACGTAGAGCTTAACAAATAGTTGATTCTCATAGTATAGGAAATATGGTCTTAGATGACCACACATGCGCTTGTTTGTAAGATGCACGACCGCCAATGTGAATGTCCACCGCTCacatattcaaatatattgaaTGGAGTTCCTTCCATGTCCTTCCTATCTTTCTTCAGCATCTTTCTCAAAGAGCTGGGAAAATACAAAGACGTCCCTGAAGATGTCGGACAGTGCTTTGTCAAATGGGTATGTATCAATTCTGCAGTAACcataataagactgaaaaatgaGCCATTTAAGAATTCCCCGCCTTTTGCTTTTTAACAGGCCGATAAGTTCCAGTTGTACGTCGATTACTGCACGAACAACGAAGAATCCACTCGGCTCATCCTTAAGCACGGTGCACACTATTTTCATGTAAGTTCAATGTCCAGGTGATCCAATCAAACCAAAAGCTCATTCAATTTCATGAtcttacattgttttttttcctctctgcttTTCTCCCTCCCCGCGGGTTCAACAGAAAATTCAACAGAAGCACGGACTGGCAAACACCATCAACTCttacctgctgaagccagtacagagAATCACCAAATATCCCCTCCTGATAAAGGTATGCCAAAAAGTTGGTT
The Stigmatopora argus isolate UIUO_Sarg chromosome 7, RoL_Sarg_1.0, whole genome shotgun sequence DNA segment above includes these coding regions:
- the LOC144077619 gene encoding triple functional domain protein-like, yielding MQAASRGWHSVRCYSWTSSTHLETRHSLFCHLNFLETLKTLSETRTMFAGKKTKLQMDMIAVIWEVLQVQEKEIKSARQKMFIFTELIETEKAYVRDLRECIDTYMKEMLTQEEKIPAGITNMEHVVFGNLLELYEFHHNIFLKELGKYKDVPEDVGQCFVKWADKFQLYVDYCTNNEESTRLILKHGAHYFHKIQQKHGLANTINSYLLKPVQRITKYPLLIKDLLQCCKEKEQLKKALDVILSIPRKANDAMHLSMLEGFHEKMESQGQLLIQDSFKVWDSRKPLSMGKNRQVFLLKKSLVVCKVVKDAKGKRRYIYKKKLNMAEIKLIEHPKKDPRKFAFSVGRRSWMSSNIVLKASSIETKIEWIAHIRKLIQEQTADHRGAVKETNTKTAKLHKAPRDENHQDNQGELELSGKYQIRGTAHQTIQACCIGGPSKSIIREI